ttttaatttttgaagaggatagttgagaaatttttttagctTGTTTACGGAAAAAACAAAGATGAGATTGACCTAGATTAAGGGCCTATGTATATCGATTGTAAATATTACAGAGATGctcattttaaactttgattATAATTATGTCAAAATTATGCCTTATATATTCTCCAAGGTCACAGAgttaattatttacaataaataataccCAAAtcgtattattttaataaaaacaataatttaattttatgaagcCAGCATTATGTGGCCAAAATTTTGTATGCATTATGAACATAGTTGGCTTGACATAATAATTATAAGTTGTTTTCGTTTCAAAATCCATAATGACAATTAATATAATTCTAAATGTGTACataatcattttcatttatattaaattttttaaactattattcAACACTGAAGTCAGCTGTGAATTGGcattttcctttatttttttaagtttccttTGAAGTGTTCTTAacgaaacaataacaacattacAATTCGAATAGTACAATCACAAATATATGCACTTTTTTgacatttcaatttatattatacTACCTTTTGTCTGATTGCAATTTATATTAAGCCGGCAGGCGAAATTTGACGTggtttgtaaaattaaatagatatatatCAAGTGAAAATATGGAAGGAAAGGTGACCGTATTGACCCCAAATTTTCGGAGACAAAATGTAAAAGTCACACCTAATACAACCATTCTACAGGTATATTGTTTGTAATCACATTCCTTTGGATCATTGCTCAACtagaaatttttagattttggaAGAGGTTTGTCTGAAGCATGGCTTAGACAGCCATGAATATTGTTTAAAGCATCATAATAAAGAGGTTGGTCTTACGCAAATGTTCCGATTCAGTGGACTACCTAACAACTGCTTATTGGAAATGTCACAAACCGAACGCAGAAGAACCGAGTCTGTGGTGAACATCTGCATTCAACTAGAAGATGGTTCTCGAGTTCAAGGGGAGTTTAAACCAAGCAATAGCCTATGGCAGGTTATAGAAGAGCTTGACTCAGATGCATTAAAAAGCTACTCTAGCCCTGTCGCGATTTATATGCGTCAAGAAATTATCGGAAAGGAACGTATGGCTGAAACAACACTGAAATCATTAGGTATTATTGAAGGGCGTGCTATGGTGCGTGTTATAAATAAAACCGCTGAAGATTTGAAGTCGTAAGTGTGTAACAGAATTTATCTTTATATGATTTATTGACCTTTTCCACTTTTAAGTCAAGCTTACGTCTACATACCGCCAACGGTTAAAGAGAAGCCAAATGAAGATGAAGAAAAGGCAATACTAACTCAAcaaaattcaatcaaaaataGTGGTAGTGGTGGTGGtttcaaaataacaaaagaTTTGGTGCAATCTCTAAAGAAATCCACGTCTGATGCCAACACTGAAAAGGATGGAGCACTAGTAAATACGACTAGTACAACGACGAGCAAGGAGAATGAGCCGGAAAAACCCAAATATGACTGGGGTTCAGGTGTCGGTTATTCCATACAAAGTTCAAGGCATGAGCAGGATTCCGCAAAGGACCTCAACAATTTGAATGAGGACGATGcagccgaaatggatattgaACCGGAAGTAAACATCGTAAGTTCCTCAAATCATTTGTTTATATCATCAATGTTaactatgattttttaaatttagatcgGCGAACGAAACGCCGTACTATATTCGCTTGACGAGACTCAAACGCAGGCTGAAGAATTGCCTGATTCCTTTTTCGATTTAACCGTTGAAGATCTTAAATTGGTATTGCGTGACTTAAAAAAGGCATCTAGAGGTGATGAAGATGCACCGCTACTTACGGAACGTCTGCGTCAATTAGAAGGACAGAAAACCATGCTAAATAAAATTGCGCAGTACAAGAATTGTGTGATAAGAATTCAATTCCCAGATCGACTTGTTCTGCAGGGTATCTTCAAGCCCATTGATAAAGTTTCCGATGTCATGGACTTTGTGCGAAAGTTTTTGCATGACGATCAAGCTGATTTTTATTTGTGTGAGTGAATGTTATACATTATTACCATTGCGTTGATGAACAGACATGCTATgataaaattaactaattttaatttttattatcgttTTGCATTTTTGTAGTTACTATACCTCCGAAATATATTTTGCCCTTGGAGAAAACGCTGTTGGAATTGGATTTCGTACCTACAGCCGTTGTGCACTTTGTCTTTCAAGATAAAGAAGAAAATGCTAATGCGGCGGATGCAATGATGGAACCAAAATATTTGAGGTTGGAGTTGAAGGAAAAACTTACCACTGTAGAGGGCGCTTTTTATGCAGCAAACAAAATGCGGTAAGTATGTATGGACTTTCAATAGTATAGTATTCCtgtaaaaaaatcgtatatatatacttttctttTAGTTCAACGATTGCACGAGGTTCAAAACCTAGTTCAAACGATGTTGTAAATGATGTGTCACAGCAGGCGCAGAGTGAACATCGAAATCCTGACACATCATTGGGCGCCATTCCCAAAAAGCAGCGAAATAATAATATCAACAATGTAATTTGATCAACATAAAAACAAGAATCGATTTGTTTATTGGTCCAGGGATCATACTACTtgcttattttgaattttattagtaaatcgatgtaatctttttttatatatacattttacatgcattttcaaaataatcaaGAATAACTAATTTTCAcacaaataatatacaatatgtaaaatCATGTTATACCGTATTAACTAAATCTGGCTTATTTATGGGATTGtttgaatactttttttaattggatttacagcAAAGTGCATTTTACCATACcactacacataaatatatttatattacatgtaaatgttattatttctttttttttgtataagcaattttttcaaaaaataccacattttctttatatttgacAATACCTCGCCCTCAgcatagtttatatatattttttttatattacttctTGTTTGCGTAGAAAAAAGTACACACGGAGTCATGAGGCACTTTCTGCTTTGTTCGATTTTGTCTTTATATTTTGCGCCTAATCttaatttattattctatatcaAATACAAATCATAAACAGCGAAATACAATTCTTTGATCTTCTCgttatcaatatacatatatgctatgcAATAGACCGCATTCATATAAAgtttaaattataacaaatattaaaataattaaacatgataataaaatactttgcaTATGTTGCAAGCGGTGAATCTcagaaattatttatgaaagCATCATTAACTTTGTGTACAAATTTTTGTGTAGCTAAAacttacaattaatatttattattattatttgtttcatataaaatgggaatatacaataaaattaaataatataggTACAATGTAACTGGAaattgcttatcgaccaatttagtgtataatatattatatatgtatatcatcaaTTGTTAATTGGCATTGTTCTTTTCACcgtttacaaaattttccttaagGATAAAGCTTTTATTATATACGAATCTGTACAATCGTatgcatatagtacatataaatttatatgtgtattaaTTTAGCGCGCAATTATCACTTCCAGTCAGCAACATACCTTTCGACTGCGACGCCGTTTACACAACcatcaaatattttcattaattaaaaccACACTTTGCTCCTGCGCAATCGCTGCCAACTCCTTTAGCCATTCGTCAAGTAATACAGCACATAGAGCCAGATCACGTGTGCGCTCTGTGCCGCTTGTATTGGCTATAGCGCCCATGGATGAGAGCGAGTCCAAGGAGACAGGTTCCGAGCCGGAGCCGCCAAGCGTGGTGACACTACTATTCGATACGAGTAGCGTGCTCGCACCGTGTGGTGTGTATGTTGTTTGCGTATTGTGCGTGATGTTCGTAGAGAATGAACCGGACGGTATTGTGCTGCTTTGCATTTGGCTGCTGTGCGTTCCAGCGACTTCAGTTGTTTGTTCGGCTGCAGAAGACGCCGTTGAGGGTATCGTTGTTAAACTTGTTTCACGCGTGCTTGCGccgctttgttgttgtgttgttgtgctATTGGCGAAAGGAGATCCCGTTGAACCACCTAAAATAAATCGGCAGGCGTTAAAATCATAAGATATATATGCAAAATGCAGTGAGTAATATATGTTACGGATATGTGCAAAAAGTGGGAGAATTGCAAATTTTACGAAAGTGAATAGTTTACAAGTGCAATATGGAGATTAAAGGTTAAGCAACTAAGCTCTATCATATTTATgatcaaaataacaacaaaaatatatttatacattgaaTGGGGTATATTAAGTGCGGCACGAAGTCCACGATACATCTAATACcctttaaaatgtatataaatgaacgagctgagtcgatttagccatgatcATGTATAAACTCGAACTAGTTCCCCATATTTTGAGATAACTATCAGAATTTTTGCACACagccttttctccccaagaaactgcttatttgtcgaaaccagaatcgcaccactatagcatatatctgccatataaactgaaagcGATAATACATgcccttgtaaggaaaacttcgTTATTTTACGAATTCTCTACACGAAAGTTTGCATGGATTTTTTTGTAAGGCAACGGTACAGTCACCGATTGgactactacagcatatagctgctatagaaACTGATTGACCAAAATCCAGTCTTGTATGAAAAACGAGAAATCTTTCTAAAATTTGGcgtggattattatccaagacaacgaaagaaattgttcagattggaattatatgctatagctaccatactaactgactgatcaaaatcaaagaaaacatttttttttaccttttatgTACCTTCAAGGATATTATatcttcggtgcagccgaagttagtgtttttttgtttgttatttaaaaaattaattttgcttcCATTTACATAACCGCTAGATATATTTTTTCCACAGTTGTTATTTTGATCGCATTAATACATGCATTATTAACTAGTtggtttatgtacatattttaataattattcgtTCAAGCAAAATCTattctattttgaaaaattttacaaaaattacattaaaagcACTTATGAAGGTATctaaattgttattgtaaattaCCAAATATCCACCACCTAATAAGTCTATCTGTTAGAGCTTCtgactaaaaaaataatattttacttacttttaaTAAACTCCATTACCATCTACATTATtatgatgtttaaaaatattttttatacaataaacaAGGAAAGAATTGAACAACTAACTCAGTAGGGATTTAAAAAACacgagtaattaaaaaaatatattgacaaaTATAAAAGCAGTTAGATACTAGATATAAATGTTATGAAGacccaaatatttttacaatgcaatataaatcataaaataaaaaaatatttgttttgtttttccttgAAACATTCTAACGAAACTCGATCGAATTGAGAGTGCACTTCAAACTGCAGTAAAAACTTCGTACGACAATTTGATAGGCATTGTGCTATAATGAAAGGTTTAAATGTCAATACTTTAGCAATGCAAGGCAAATTCACACAAgtaagcaataacaatatatacaGCAACTGCAACTCATACTTGTTCTAAATAAAGAtattaacaaacaaacatatgtatataaatctatTAAAGTAACTACAAACGCATAAGAAGgcgaaaagtataaaatatcaaaattgcgaACGATTACATAGTATGCATATAGATAAATCACGTAATTTGTCACTGTGAAATATTTACCGGTGAAGAATGCGTAAATTTGTGATAAGCCAGATGAAGCTAGGAATTCAGAAAAtacaagaaataataaaaataagtatctATTTTAATACTGGTCTTTTGGATTTTCAAAAGAGTCAAAaaatcacatatacatacatacaagtacactaTGTATGTTTCACATAGTGGCCTTGACAAGACTCATagccaaataaatatacaattattaaattattgtcaaaaattaatttacttagAATTTTGTCAAGACCCAAACTCAATACTCAACTGTGTGCAATGTGTGAAAATGCATTTAGaatggaaaatatgaaaaattaataaactaatattaaaacaaaacgaaaCAAAACACCAAGCCATATGGTGagatatttagtatttttaaattatttgtatgtgAAAAATATACTGCAAATGAAACCATACATTAGAAtcacaaagaaaataaaaattatgattgtGAGCcataaccaaaacaaaaaaaaaaacaaaaaaaagacgAGATAAGTTAACAGCggtaatatgtaaaaataataaaaaattttattcccaTTAACAAAAAGTTACTGCGCTGCTAATTAGTTCAATTGAGACGCGGACAACTTTGTGATGTGTGTTGTCTATGTGTGGCAAAAATAACGTATAACGGATTATGTGGGCGTTTACAACTTACCGCTAGCTTTGCGACTAAACATATTCGTTATGGACTTGCTGATGCTTTTACGCTTATTATCGTTACGACGAAAGGGATCATACGACGAGGAGGGCGTCACTTGTACTGGCGACGCTGACGATATGTTTGCGAATGTCGTTTGTTGACCGAGTCGTTGCTGCTGATGCTGCGGTGGCAGCGTATTTTTAGCAATATGCACTGGTGAATTGTCACTCGCTTTGCGAGCGTTTATCAAACGGAATTCGCGATCAATGAGATAAGAGCGCGCCACGTCGACAATTTCCAATGAATCCTCACACATGGGCAGTTCGGCATCGATTTGTTGTTTAAGTATGCGTAACATTTGATGAAACGATGGAGTATCCGAAGTAATCACTATATCTGGCCGCAATAATATGGAGTGCACCAGGGGTAGCGGATAGCAGGAGAGGCGCGTAATCAAGCCAGTAAGATGTAAATTTACGTATAAGGTATTGCTGGTGAAAGTTTGCAGTTTACCCCATATCGCATTCAAGAAGGGACCTGAAGcagaaatattttagttttattataatatacattttgtaCTTCAATTTATGAGTTTGAATGCAAATACCTAAGCTTACTGTCCCTTGCGCGAAAAGATCCTCCGAAAAGTCCAAGTCAGTGAGCACTAGTTCGTTATGATTACTTGAGACGCGCCAAATTTCCTTTCTATATTGCTTTTGTAGCGTACCCAAACTATTGCCATTGCCGTTACTACTGTCACTATGATCCAACTCAACTTCGCCTGTGCTCGTGCTTACCATTTGCATGGTAGAATTGGCAGCAGAGTCATTACATTCGCCTCCATCATCTTCCACGGGACGCCACCTGAACGATTCGTAGCCACTGGACTCACCAATGGACTGCAGGCTGTCCGGCTGTGCTGTTTTTTCCACAGCACCTCTTACATGCGACGGGTCCGACAAGGCGCCCACACTAAATTCATTGAAGAACTGTTTGACCAGCTCCAGTGTTTGTGCTTGTTGAGCGCGTATATTCTTTGGCGGCCACTTTTGATATTTGTAGGCATTAGCCCATTTGGCGCAGGCGTTTTTGCATTGCGTGATGCGACAGTGCGCCTCGAACAGATACGCATGGAAGTTGGCATAGAGACTGGTGCCCGTATGTACGCCATAGTAATTCCAATTCGCACCGATCGTTTTACTCATTGTCGACGTTGGCGATGGCAGGGCGGCGTGTGATGTTTGTGTGGTCACTGTATCGCCAAGTGATTTGTGCTTGGTCAATTCGCGGGCGCGTTTCATTACGTCCGGCGTAAGGTCTAGAAAGAATTCGACAGTATTTATGTAAGg
The sequence above is drawn from the Bactrocera oleae isolate idBacOlea1 chromosome 5, idBacOlea1, whole genome shotgun sequence genome and encodes:
- the LOC106615346 gene encoding tether containing UBX domain for GLUT4, producing MEGKVTVLTPNFRRQNVKVTPNTTILQILEEVCLKHGLDSHEYCLKHHNKEVGLTQMFRFSGLPNNCLLEMSQTERRRTESVVNICIQLEDGSRVQGEFKPSNSLWQVIEELDSDALKSYSSPVAIYMRQEIIGKERMAETTLKSLGIIEGRAMVRVINKTAEDLKSQAYVYIPPTVKEKPNEDEEKAILTQQNSIKNSGSGGGFKITKDLVQSLKKSTSDANTEKDGALVNTTSTTTSKENEPEKPKYDWGSGVGYSIQSSRHEQDSAKDLNNLNEDDAAEMDIEPEVNIIGERNAVLYSLDETQTQAEELPDSFFDLTVEDLKLVLRDLKKASRGDEDAPLLTERLRQLEGQKTMLNKIAQYKNCVIRIQFPDRLVLQGIFKPIDKVSDVMDFVRKFLHDDQADFYLFTIPPKYILPLEKTLLELDFVPTAVVHFVFQDKEENANAADAMMEPKYLRLELKEKLTTVEGAFYAANKMRSTIARGSKPSSNDVVNDVSQQAQSEHRNPDTSLGAIPKKQRNNNINNVI
- the LOC106615393 gene encoding FHIP family protein GJ17503 isoform X2, whose translation is MSWLRSSPLRQSLTRNSGNGVSFLSSINGNSTGVSSTATSFRQRPIDAATDCDPRACYDSFCKHWQQAYEIIQRSEPTQRLPSHDDVLGVVSHLDFMVTLLLVELHHCNKVTLPTADTAPPPAPCLEYMLSENLLDKLYEWGCTTGRYANAVRLEQLKLYELLVSHSRHQLLCHEPFLRPLLKILASSQGEIFPPDLEKRLVILLNQLCVVLMQNVHLLDLFFFSAEQEQHKQTTSGDELQRSSRNSSGTNFIIFSLLIPYVHREGSIGHQARDALLLCMSLSQKNSNVGTYIAQYSSMCPLLVTGLGGLYSRLPNSIEITSIDWHRITPDDVTEISELTLFMNALEFCNAVVQVAHEMIKNQLLDFLYQGFIVPVLGPAILQTNIESQISAMSYLDLILRSVTEPGLLRAFVKFLLDTEKFDGERILDTLIDRLGATDANLCMVTMALFDTLISLHCEDLMLELLLKYILPGKHVPISHRHKINKIDPYINTVEFFLDLTPDVMKRARELTKHKSLGDTVTTQTSHAALPSPTSTMSKTIGANWNYYGVHTGTSLYANFHAYLFEAHCRITQCKNACAKWANAYKYQKWPPKNIRAQQAQTLELVKQFFNEFSVGALSDPSHVRGAVEKTAQPDSLQSIGESSGYESFRWRPVEDDGGECNDSAANSTMQMVSTSTGEVELDHSDSSNGNGNSLGTLQKQYRKEIWRVSSNHNELVLTDLDFSEDLFAQGTVSLGPFLNAIWGKLQTFTSNTLYVNLHLTGLITRLSCYPLPLVHSILLRPDIVITSDTPSFHQMLRILKQQIDAELPMCEDSLEIVDVARSYLIDREFRLINARKASDNSPVHIAKNTLPPQHQQQRLGQQTTFANISSASPVQVTPSSSYDPFRRNDNKRKSISKSITNMFSRKASASSGLSQIYAFFTGGSTGSPFANSTTTQQQSGASTRETSLTTIPSTASSAAEQTTEVAGTHSSQMQSSTIPSGSFSTNITHNTQTTYTPHGASTLLVSNSSVTTLGGSGSEPVSLDSLSSMGAIANTSGTERTRDLALCAVLLDEWLKELAAIAQEQSVVLINENI
- the LOC106615393 gene encoding FHIP family protein GJ17503 isoform X1 translates to MSWLRSSPLRQSLTRNSGNGVSFLSSINGNSTGVSSTATSFRQRPIDAATDCDPRACYDSFCKHWQQAYEIIQRSEPTQRLPSHDDVLGVVSHLDFMVTLLLVELHHCNKVTLPTADTAPPPAPCLEYMLSENLLDKLYEWGCTTGRYANAVRLEQLKLYELLVSHSRHQLLCHEPFLRPLLKILASSQGEIFPPDLEKRLVILLNQLCVVLMQNVHLLDLFFFSAEQEQHKQTTSGDELQRSSRNSSGTNFIIFSLLIPYVHREGSIGHQARDALLLCMSLSQKNSNVGTYIAQYSSMCPLLVTGLGGLYSRLPNSIEITSIDWHRITPDDVTEISELTLFMNALEFCNAVVQVAHEMIKNQLLDFLYQGFIVPVLGPAILQTLKGKHFQTNIESQISAMSYLDLILRSVTEPGLLRAFVKFLLDTEKFDGERILDTLIDRLGATDANLCMVTMALFDTLISLHCEDLMLELLLKYILPGKHVPISHRHKINKIDPYINTVEFFLDLTPDVMKRARELTKHKSLGDTVTTQTSHAALPSPTSTMSKTIGANWNYYGVHTGTSLYANFHAYLFEAHCRITQCKNACAKWANAYKYQKWPPKNIRAQQAQTLELVKQFFNEFSVGALSDPSHVRGAVEKTAQPDSLQSIGESSGYESFRWRPVEDDGGECNDSAANSTMQMVSTSTGEVELDHSDSSNGNGNSLGTLQKQYRKEIWRVSSNHNELVLTDLDFSEDLFAQGTVSLGPFLNAIWGKLQTFTSNTLYVNLHLTGLITRLSCYPLPLVHSILLRPDIVITSDTPSFHQMLRILKQQIDAELPMCEDSLEIVDVARSYLIDREFRLINARKASDNSPVHIAKNTLPPQHQQQRLGQQTTFANISSASPVQVTPSSSYDPFRRNDNKRKSISKSITNMFSRKASASSGLSQIYAFFTGGSTGSPFANSTTTQQQSGASTRETSLTTIPSTASSAAEQTTEVAGTHSSQMQSSTIPSGSFSTNITHNTQTTYTPHGASTLLVSNSSVTTLGGSGSEPVSLDSLSSMGAIANTSGTERTRDLALCAVLLDEWLKELAAIAQEQSVVLINENI
- the LOC106615393 gene encoding FHIP family protein GJ17503 isoform X3, which gives rise to MSWLRSSPLRQSLTRNSGNGVSFLSSINGNSTGVSSTATSFRQRPIDAATDCDPRACYDSFCKHWQQAYEIIQRSEPTQRLPSHDDVLGVVSHLDFMVTLLLVELHHCNKVTLPTADTAPPPAPCLEYMLSENLLDKLYEWGCTTGRYANAVRLEQLKLYELLVSHSRHQLLCHEPFLRPLLKILASSQGEIFPPDLEKRLVILLNQLCVVLMQNVHLLDLFFFSAEQEQHKQTTSGDELQRSSRNSSGTNFIIFSLLIPYVHREGSIGHQARDALLLCMSLSQKNSNVGTYIAQYSSMCPLLVTGLGGLYSRLPNSIEITSIDWHRITPDDVTEISELTLFMNALEFCNAVVQVAHEMIKNQLLDFLYQGFIVPVLGPAILQTLKGKHFQTNIESQISAMSYLDLILRSVTEPGLLRAFVKFLLDTEKFDGERILDTLIDRLGATDANLCMVTMALFDTLISLHCEDLMLELLLKYILPGKHVPISHRHKINKIDPYINTVEFFLDLTPDVMKRARELTKHKSLGDTVTTQTSHAALPSPTSTMSKTIGANWNYYGVHTGTSLYANFHAYLFEAHCRITQCKNACAKWANAYKYQKWPPKNIRAQQAQTLELVKQFFNEFSVGALSDPSHVRGAVEKTAQPDSLQSIGESSGYESFRWRPVEDDGGECNDSAANSTMQMVSTSTGEVELDHSDSSNGNGNSLGTLQKQYRKEIWRVSSNHNELVLTDLDFSEDLFAQGTVSLGPFLNAIWGKLQTFTSNTLYVNLHLTGLITRLSCYPLPLVHSILLRPDIVITSDTPSFHQMLRILKQQIDAELPMCEDSLEIVDVARSYLIDREFRLINARKASDNSPVHIAKNTLPPQHQQQRLGQQTTFANISSASPVQVTPSSSYDPFRRNDNKRKSISKSITNMFSRKASGGSTGSPFANSTTTQQQSGASTRETSLTTIPSTASSAAEQTTEVAGTHSSQMQSSTIPSGSFSTNITHNTQTTYTPHGASTLLVSNSSVTTLGGSGSEPVSLDSLSSMGAIANTSGTERTRDLALCAVLLDEWLKELAAIAQEQSVVLINENI